TCACCGCCCGCAACAGCCTCAGCACCAGTCGCGCCGCTGCCGCCCGCGATGGCCTCCTCTGGATCCTCCTCGACACTCGCCGTCATCCCGCGACCTCGGGGGAGACGCTGCCTGCGGAGCCACCCGCGGCCTCGCTCACGGCACCACCCGCGGCCGTGATCCCGATCGTCCCCGCGCCGCCACCCGCGGCATCGGTCGCGGTCGTGGATCCTGTCGCGGCTCCGCCGCCAATCGTCCCTGCTGCTGGCGCAATCACGCCCACCGGGCCGTTCCACTTCGACAACTTGATCGCCATCCGACTCACGCCGGACAACTACTTGTTCTGGCGCGCCAAGGTCCTACCGCTGCTACGCAGCCGGTCTCTCCTCGGGTTTGTTGATGGTTCGCTACCGTGTCCTCCGCAGGTCATCCCTACCGTCCACGGCCCGGCCATCAACCCGGAACACCGTATGTGGGTGCAGCAGGACCAGGCGATCCTCTCTGCCATCCAGGGTTCCCTCGGCGACGGGGTCGCTGGCCTTTGTCTCTTCGCCGCCACCTCCATGGACACCTGGACGACCCTGGAGCACGCCTTTGCCCAGGTCTCTACCTCCCGCTCGATGGCCATTCGCAGCGAACTCGCCGACATCAAGAAGATGGACTCCTCCGCTACGACCTACTTCAACAAGATGAAGGTGCTGGCGGACACGCTCACCTCTATTGGTCGGCCGCTTAGCGACGAGGAGTTCGCCGACTTCGTCATCAAAGGcctcgacgccaactacgacaaTCTTGCCGAGGCCGTCCACAACGCCAAGCCAGCGGTGCCTCCTCACGAGCTCTACTCACGCCTCCTCTTCACCGAGCAACGCGTCGAGGCTCGTCGCTCCTCCGCCACCATCACCGCCCAGCCGGCGGCCTTCTGGGCCTCTCGTGGCCAGCGCCCACCTGCCCCGTCACCTGGCAAGGCAGCCCCGCCCCCTGCATCGACCCTGGGTGGGGGCCCTAACACTAGGGTGGTGTGCCAGCTATGTGGTCGTGAACGCCATGTCGCCTCCAAGTGTCACCGCCGCTTTCAGAGGAGCTTCCTTGGCATCGGCAACGACGGCAAGGGCAACGAGCGCCAGTTTGCCATGGCAGACTTTGGTCCTCCCGCTGCCACCCCGGCTGCCCACATCGTTGCCGCCCCGTCTGCCCACATCGCCGCCAAGGGCAAGGACCCGCGCGTTGAGCAGGGATACACACCATCCTACCCTGTTGATCCAGCCTGGTACATGGACACCGGCGCCACGGATCACATGACGAACGAGCTCAACACACTCTCCACCTACCAGCCCTACTACGGGCACGATCAGGTTCACACCGCCAATGGTGTAGGTATGCCCATCTCTCATATTGGCCAAGCATCTCTTTTAACTAGTCATCCCTCTAGGCAGCTCCATCTTCGTAATGTTTTACGGGTACCCTCGGTAACTCGTAATCTTTTATCTGTCCCTAAGCTCACCCTTGATAATCATGTCCTATGTGAATTTCACCCTTTTAATCTTTTTGTTAAGGATCGAGCAACCCGGGACGTTCTGCTTAGTGGCCGGTTGAGCCAAGGCTTGTACCGTTTGGAGGATCCATCTGCCCCGTGCGTCTTCAGCGGTGTTCGTGTGTCGCCTTCCCAGTGGCACTCTCGCTTTGGTCACCCCGCCACACCCATCGTTCGCCACATAATCCACCGTCGTGAGCTGCCATTAGTGTCTAGCAATAAAGAGATATCCATGTGTGATGCCTGTCAGCAAGGCAAGAGTCATCAGCTACCTTTTGTTTCATCTACTAGAGAAGTAAAGAACCCTCTTGAAATTGTGTTTTCTGATGTGTGGGGTCCGGCACAAACATCTGTTAGTGGTCACAACTATTATGTCAGTTTTGTTGATGCCTATAGTCGCTTCACTTGGCTTTATCTTCTTAAGCGCAAATCTGATGTGTTTGATATATTCATATAGTTTCAATTGCATGTTGAACGTCTACTCAAGCATAAAATTATCCATGTTCAATcagattgggggggggggcgaatatCGCAACCTCAACACCTTCTTTAATAAGCTTGGGATCTCTCATCGTTTATCATGCCTGCATACACATCAGCAGAATGGCGCTGTTGAGCACAAACATCGCCATATAGTTGAGACCGGACTCACACTTCTTGCTCATGCTTCTGTACCCTTTCGTTTTTGGAGTGATGCTTTTTGCTACCGCATGTTTTCTCATTAACAGATTACCTACGCGTGTTCTTAATATGAAAACTCCGATTGAGCTTCTCTTAGGTGAAACTCCTGACTATACCTTTTTAAGGTGTTCGGGTGTGCCTGCTGGCCTCATCTTCGTCCTTATAATGATCACAAACTTGAGTTTCGCTCCAAAAAGTGTGTGTTCTTAGGGTATAGTTCTCTCCATAAAAGCTACAAGTGTCTCCATGTCCCAACCAATCGAGTCTACATATCTCGGGATGTTGTTTTTGATGAGACCGTCTTCCCCTTTTCTGCCATGCCTCAGTCATCCACCACAACACCTTCTATGCATTCATCTCCTCTTATGCCTGGCCAATTTGAAGATGTTGCATATTCGCCTGTGTTGTTACCTAATCATGGTGCAGGAATTGGACGTGGAGCTCGCCTGGAACTCCTCCCTGACGGACCCGCTACGTCGCCTGTGGTGCACGTCGATCGGCCGGTGCATGCACCGCCTCCCGCCCTCGACCCCGCACCGGGTGCCCATCTCCAACCGTGCCTGGGCCGGAGCCTATGCTGGCTACCATGACCGGGCCAGAGCCTGCGACGGCCTCCTCTAAGCAGTCTCCGTCGCCACCTCCTCGCCCGGACTCTCCTCCATCGTCGCCCTCGCCATCCGCGCGGGCGTCCTTGGTGCCTACTTCGCCCGGGTCTGCAGCGGCTCACACGCCGCCGGGGCCTACGTCGACTGGCCTGCTGTCGCGACGTCACCCGGTTCTTCTTCGCCGGAGTCCCCTGGACCAGCCTCACCTGCTCCGGACATCCCGCCGGCCCCGGTGTTTGCTCCCCCGCGGCGTCCACACACTCGCAGCCGCAGTGGCATTGTTCGTCCCATGGAGCGCACCGATGGCACGGTCACCTATCTTGCTGCTTGCCTGGCTCATGCTGTTGATGATCCAACCGCCGAACCACGCAGTTATCAAGCCGCTATGAGTATTCCACACTGGAGGGCTGCTATGGAACAAGAATATCATGCTCTTATGAAGAATAAGACCTGGACACTTGTTCCCCCTCCGTCTCGCGTCAGCATCATTGATTCAAAGTGGGTGTTCAAGGTGAAGAAACATGCAGATGGTTTCATTGAGCGCTACAAAGCGCGCCTCGTGGCTAAGGGCTTTAAACAGCGTCAGGGCCTGGACTATGAGGATACATTCAGCCGAGTTGTCAAGCCTACCACTATTCGACTTCTTCTGTCTCTAGCAATTTCTCGCGGATGGTCTCTCCGCCAGCTTGATGTGCAGAACGCTTTTCTTCATGGATTGCTTGAAGAAGAGGTTTACATGCGGCAGCCACCTGGATTTGTTGATCACACTCAGCCTCATCATCTCGGTCATCTGACGAAGGCCATATATGGATTGAAGCAGGCTCCCCGTGCCTGGCATGCTCCCCTGGCTTCAGCTCTACGCACTCATGGGTTCATTCCTTCGATGGCTGATACTTCACTGTTTTTCAGCGACCGAGTGTGACCATGTACCTCCTtgtgtatgtggatgatattgtccTGGTGAGCTCATCCCCGACGGCTGCTGATGCTCTTGTGACTGCACTTGGTCGTGATTTTGCAGTTAAGGATTGGGACAACTTCATTTCTTCCTGGGTATTGAGGTCGCTCATCAGTCTCGTGGCAGTTTGGCTCTCACCCAGAAGAAGTACTCTCTTGATCTCTTGCGCCGTGCTGGTATGCTCAAGTGCAAGCCATCGCCTACGCCCATGTCCTCCACTGACACCCTTTCTGCTGCTGATGGTGCTCTTCTCTCTCCTGAGGATGCTACTGAGTACAGGAGTATTGTTGGTGGCCTGCAGTATCTGACGATCACGCGTCCTGATCTCTCCTTTGCGGTTAACAGGGTGTGCCAGTATCTTCATGCTCCCACTGATGTACACTGGTCTGCTGTGAAGCGCATACTGCGTTATGTGCGTCTGCACTGTCTCCTTTGGTCTTCACCTGCGCCCCAGTTCCTCCGGAGTTCTTTCTGCATTCTCTGATGCTGATTGGGCTGGGTGTCCAGATGACAGGCGATCCACGGGGGACATGCTGTGTTCTTGGGTCCTAATCTGATCGCCTGGAGTGCACGCAAGCAAGCCACTGTTTCCCGCAGCAGCACAGAAGCTGAGTACAAGTCGGTTGCCAATGCAACTGCTGAACTTATATGGATTGAGTCCCTACTTCGAGAGCTAGGAGTTGCTCAGCCACATCCTTCGGTCCTTTGGTGTGACAACATCGGTGCTACGTTTCTGTCATCAAACCCGGTGTTCCATGCACTGACTAAACACATTGAGATTGACTATCATTTTGTGAGGGAACGTGTTGCACAGAAGCTACTACAAGTCAGGTTTATCTCTTCAAAAGATCAACTTGCGGACATCTTCACCAAACCTCTACCTTCTCCCATGTTTGAGGTCTGTAGGCGCAATCTCAACCTCCTAGATACTTCAGGAGTGAGTTgagattgagggagggtgttagacttCGTATTGTAGCCCTATTGTGTAAACCATACCTTATTGGTATTGGACTTGTATATcatcattatatatatgtgataggCCACCCCTTTGAGGGTTGAGCCAGTTCACCCAAACCTACGTTTAACACACTCTCAGTTGCACCAGCATGCTTGATCGATCGCCTAGCTCACCTACCTAGCTTGCAAATTGCAATGCTCTCGACCGACCTCCGGTCCCTCTCACTCGCTTCACTTCACTTCATCGAGAATAATACTCCCTATGTTCCTAGTTCCTacatataagtctttttagatattcaATACCGACTATATAcagaacaaaatgagtgaatatacACTCTAAATATGTTCATATACATTTGTATGTAGTCCGCATTCAAATCTTTAAAAAGTCTTATATTTAGAGAGATACAAGATGTTTGGGATATTTGAATATAAACTCCATACAAACTGAAATGAGTAAACAAACATACTGAAATGTGTCAACATACATATCCTACTactacatgcatgcatgcatgcgtacGGCCGGGTCGGCAGCCATGTGGTATTGCCAGTTAGGGCTGGAAAAAAAGCTCGAAGCTCGCGAGCTAAACGAGTAGCTCGTGACTCGGCTCGGATCGACTCGAACTCGAAGAATAACGAGTCGATCCAAGCTTTAGTTTAAGATCGTTTATAAAACAAGTTAAACGAGCCGATCTCACGAGTACTCGTGTAACTCGTTAGGCTCGGTACAAAAGATCATCCAAGCATCATGCGCCCCAGGCACACAACACAACGCCTAGACGTTCAAGGAAATTACAATTGTTTGGTCATTATATGTAACTAACTTGCTGATCATTATGATCATGTATAATTGTTTGTGGTTAATGGTCATGTACATGGTACTGTCTTGATGGTACTACCAATTGTAAGTTAAGATCGTACATGCTTATAATTGTTTGTGAACATTGCACCTGTTTAATATGTACATTTTACATTCCCAAGTAATCATTTTTATCATATTCATAAGGTTTTATGTTCATAGCATTAACGAGCTTAACAAGCTAAACGAGCCAGCTCGCGAGTTAAACGAGTCGAGCCAATCTTGGATTTGAGCTCGTTATAGTAACGAGTCAAGTCGAGCTAGCTCGTTAACGAAACGAGCTTTAGCGAGTCGAGCCGAGCCGGCTCGACTCGGCTCAGATTCCAGCCCTATTGCCAGTTGCTAAATGCGATTGGAGCCACCCACCGTTTTGATTTTTGATGTCGATGCACGCGAGGCTATGATGGGAAATGGCACACAGGGAGGGCACGGCAAGGCGACCAAGTACTAGGATGGATGGTGTGAGAGAGCGCCACTGTCGCATCGTCTGCACATATTGGCCTGCCTGGTCGGCTCGAGACGAGAAACGCGCCTGCACATGTGTGCTGATTGCTGTGCTGAGGCTATTGGGCATCTGGACTTGGATTGATTTGCCGTTCCAGTGGACGTAAAACGGCAACATGGACATCGTGTGATAAGCAATTCAAACTATTTAAAAAGAACGGCAACACGGCGGAATTCGTGACACAAGTTCTTGCCCGCACGTCTGTCTGCTGCGACGGCTTAGGCCTCAGGGCCAGACAGCCAGCAGACTTGGCAATAGCCCTGTTTGGAAGTTCAAAGCATACGTAGCTGGCCAGCTCGATTAAGGGCGCTGTTTGATTAGGGCGTAGGAAGAATACCTACCAAGAATATATGCCCAATGAACCCGTCTGCAAAGTAGTAGTGGTAATTCGGGAGCAATTTTTGAGCAACATCCTTATTCCAAGCAGACAAAGGGCACAAATTTCCTCTCCCTGGCAAATATTGAATGCAGCTCGACAAGAAACAAATCAAATGGACTAGATTTTCAAAAGTGATGTGAATTCTGAAACTTTACTCATTTAGTCGAACTAAAGAGGGTCGGAGCGTACTCCAAATCTGCACACCTACATTCACTTGCCATTCAACACAGCTCAGATTACACTCCGAGATAATTAATCTTGATTAAATACGCCTCACGTCCTTCAGTCaaacaggggggggggggggggggggggttggggggatGGCAGTCTGACAAGCCACATCATGAGAAAACAAACACAAACTGTCCCATaatttgtatatatatatacacacaacTGCATTGCAGATACATCATCAACCCAAACCCGGGAAGGGTGGGAGCTTGAGCTATTATCACAACAAACACACAACAACAGAAGCTTGAACGGTCTGATGCACCTCCGGAAAAGCAACGGGAAGTCTGTTCTGAATTACACACGTCCAGGACCTTATCCTGCCACAACTGGTAAACACATGGTGCTCCATTCagaacatgatcgatggcgcacTGCAACGCAGAGCTCAAATGTTCATCTGTGGCATTCCGTTTGTGCTTGCTAATGCGCCGCTCGTAGTAACATGGCCGCTCCCATTAGCTTCCTCTGTAGGGGCTGTTTGCACAGAATTGCTGTTCACTGACTCCGAGGTTTCAGCTCTAGGATCCCAGCTTGAATGCCTTGAATGCATGCCTGCCCGGCCTTCCACAAGCTCCAGGGAAAGTTCATCTCGGCTAACATCTGGGGATGCATGGGTTAGTCTGCCCTCTTTCTCATCCAACATGCCACCAAGACCTACTTCCAAGTCGCCAACATCGGCTGTCGTCCTGGGTTCATCCCAAGGCGCTGGCTTCTTGCCCATTTCAAGATCTGCAACAGCCTTGCCCATGTTGGGGCTCATGAAATCCCTAGATGAAGATCGTGCTTGTTCTACACCTTGCTCTACTGTGACTCTTGCCCGGAAATTGTTCTTTGAAGGAGGAATAGAGCTGCAGAATATCTCTAGAATGTTGTTCAGAATACCTCTGTTATAGGGGTTAGCCCGCCGATCATAGCGGTATCTGAAATTTTCA
This sequence is a window from Aegilops tauschii subsp. strangulata cultivar AL8/78 chromosome 7, Aet v6.0, whole genome shotgun sequence. Protein-coding genes within it:
- the LOC141027073 gene encoding uncharacterized protein — protein: MTASASGAASSGADPTVTARNSLSTSRAAAARDGLLWILLDTRRHPATSGETLPAEPPAASLTAPPAAVIPIVPAPPPAASVAVVDPVAAPPPIVPAAGAITPTGPFHFDNLIAIRLTPDNYLFWRAKVLPLLRSRSLLGFVDGSLPCPPQVIPTVHGPAINPEHRMWVQQDQAILSAIQGSLGDGVAGLCLFAATSMDTWTTLEHAFAQVSTSRSMAIRSELADIKKMDSSATTYFNKMKVLADTLTSIGRPLSDEEFADFVIKGLDANYDNLAEAVHNAKPAVPPHELYSRLLFTEQRVEARRSSATITAQPAAFWASRGQRPPAPSPGKAAPPPASTLGGGPNTRVVCQLCGRERHVASKCHRRFQRSFLGIGNDGKGNERQFAMADFGPPAATPAAHIVAAPSAHIAAKGKDPRVEQGYTPSYPVDPAWYMDTGATDHMTNELNTLSTYQPYYGHDQELDVELAWNSSLTDPLRRLWCTSIGRCMHRLPPSTPHRVPISNLSVATSSPGLSSIVALAIRAGVLGAYFARVCSGSHAAGAYVDWPAVATSPGSSSPESPGPASPAPDIPPAPVFAPPRRPHTRSRSGIVRPMERTDGTVTYLAACLAHAVDDPTAEPRSYQAAMSIPHWRAAMEQEYHALMKNKTWTLVPPPSRVSIIDSKWVFKVKKHADGFIERYKARLVAKGFKQRQGLDYEDTFSRVVKPTTIRLLLSLAISRGWSLRQLDVQNAFLHGLLEEERPSVTMYLLVYVDDIVLVSSSPTAADALVTALGRDFAVKDWDNFISSWCKPSPTPMSSTDTLSAADGALLSPEDATEYRSIVGGLQYLTITRPDLSFAVNRVCQYLHAPTDVHWSAVKRILRYAIHGGHAVFLGPNLIAWSARKQATVSRSSTEAEYKSVANATAELIWIESLLRELGVAQPHPSVLWCDNIGATFLSSNPVFHALTKHIEIDYHFVRERVAQKLLQVRFISSKDQLADIFTKPLPSPMFEVCRRNLNLLDTSGVS